Proteins co-encoded in one Microcebus murinus isolate Inina chromosome 5, M.murinus_Inina_mat1.0, whole genome shotgun sequence genomic window:
- the IL20RA gene encoding interleukin-20 receptor subunit alpha, with product MRVPGPPAPGRPGLSLLLLLVAAPWGLAVPCVSGGLPKPTNVTFLSINMKNILQWNPPEGLQGIEVTYTVQYFIYGQKKWLNKSECSNISRTYCDLSAETSDYEHQYYAKVKAIWEANCSKWAETGRFYPFLETQIGPPEVALTTEEKSISIVLTAPEKWKRNPEDSSVSMQQIYSNLKYNVSICNTKSNRMWSQCVTNHTLVLTWLEPNTLYCVHVASFVPGPPRPARPSEKQCVRTLKDQSSEFKVKIIFWYVLPISVTVFLFSVMGYSIYRYIHVGKEKHPANLILIYGNEFDKRFFVPAEKIMINFITFNILDDSKISHKDMGLLEKSSDVTLDNLKDTEPSGDPEPAGEEEEVEHLGYASHLMEIFCDCEEDTKGTSLSQQDSLSSTIPTHTTGTGYEYDIRTADIRVGPEDPELSLQEEASTQGRLFEQQAAWANLGPQTLLHSGTPELRDLQRQAQEHTDSEEGAEEEPSATLVDWDPRTGRLCIPSLSGCDQDAEGCEHPEKDCHMEEEGLLARLHEEQATDKPPEENETYLLRFMEEWGLYVQMEN from the exons TTCCCTGTGTCTCTGGTGGTTTGCCTAAACCTACAAATGTCACCTTCTTATCTATAAACATGAAGAATATCCTACAATGGAATCCACCAGAGGGTCTACAAGGAATTGAAGTTACTTATACTGTGCAATATTTCAT ATATGGGCAAAAGAAATGGCTGAATAAATCTGAATGCAGCAATATCAGTAGGACCTACTGTGATCTTTCTGCTGAAACTTCCGACTATGAGCACCAATATTATGCCAAAGTTAAGGCCATTTGGGAAGCAAATTGCTCCAAATGGGCTGAAACTGGACGATTCTATCCTTTTTTAGAAA CACAAATCGGGCCACCAGAGGTTGCTCTGACTACCGAGGAGAAGTCCATTTCTATCGTCCTGACGGCCCCAGAGAAGTGGAAGAGAAATCCAGAAGACAGTTCTGTTTCCATGCAACAAATCTACTCCAATCTGAAGTATAACGTGTCCATATGTAATACTAAATCAAATAGAATG TGGTCCCAGTGTGTGACCAACCACACGCTGGTGCTCACCTGGCTGGAGCCGAACACTCTGTACTGCGTCCACGTGGCGTCCTTCGTCCCCGGGCCCCCTCGCCCAGCTCGGCCTTCTGAGAAGCAGTGTGTCAGGACTTTGAAAG ATCAATCTTCAGAGTTCAAGGTTAAAATCATCTTCTGGTATGTTTTGCCAATATCTGTCAccgtttttcttttttctgtgatgGGCTATTCCATCTACCGATACATTCACGTTGGCAAAGAGAAACACCCAGCAAATTTG atttTGATTTATGGAAATGAATTTGACAAAAGATTCTTTGTGCCTGCTGAAAAAATCATGATTAACTTTATCACCTTCAATATTTTGGATGATTCTAAAATTTCTCATAAGGATATGGGTTTACTGGAAAAAAGCAGTGATGTAACGTTGGATAACCTTAAAGATACCGAGCCCAGTGGGGACCCGGAGCcagcaggggaggaagaggaggtggaacACTTAGGGTACGCTTCGCATTTGATGGAAATTTTCTGCGACTGTGAGGAAGACACCAAAGGTACTTCCCTCTCCCAGCAGGACTCACTCAGCAGCACAATACCCACCCATACAACAGGCACTGGGTATGAATATGACATAAGAACCGCTGACATTCGTGTGGGGCCTGAAGATCCAGAGCTCAGTCTGCAGGAGGAAGCTTCCACACAAGGAAGATTATTCGAGCAACAGGCAGCCTGGGCAAACTTGGGCCCACAGACGTTACTGCACTCAGGCACCCCTGAGCTCAGAGACTTACAACGTCAGGCGCAGGAGCACACAGACTCAGAAGAGGGGGCCGAGGAAGAGCCATCGGCGACACTGGTCGATTGGGACCCTCGGACCGGCAGGCTGTGTATACCTTCACTGTCTGGCTGTGACCAGGACGCCGAGGGCTGTGAGCATCCTGAGAAAGATTGTCACATGGAGGAGGAGGGCCTTTTAGCCCGACTCCATGAGGAGCAGGCCACAGACAAGCCACCAGAGGAAAATGAAACCTATCTCCTGCGATTTATGGAGGAATGGGGGTTGTATGTCCAAATGGAGAACTAA